One window of Diabrotica undecimpunctata isolate CICGRU chromosome 8, icDiaUnde3, whole genome shotgun sequence genomic DNA carries:
- the LOC140449090 gene encoding uncharacterized protein, which translates to MTIPKNSTNRNLIIQLFRDLIKSHSDYTVYYTDASKTDNGVRVAIINSTEILKHRIPDTATILTGELYAIYQAILHANANTMNKLLIVTDSMSSLPTIRKIYTQHPLALLIKEELNKLHTKDISIKFLWVPSHVGIAGNEAVVKEALIDNCVPISP; encoded by the coding sequence atgacaATTCCAAAAAATAGCACCAACCGTAATCTTATCATACAACTCTTCAGAGATCTAATTAAGTCCCATTCCGATTACACAGTATACTACACAGACGCGTCTAAAACTGATAATGGAGTCAGAGTGGCAATAATTAACAGCACAGAGATTCTCAAACATAGAATACCAGATACTGCAACTATATTAACAGGAGAACTCTATGCAATTTACCAAGCGATACTACATGCAAATGCAAATACGATGAACAAACTATTAATTGTGACAGATTCTATGTCATCACTACCAACAATCAGGAAAATATACACGCAGCATCCATTAGCTTtactaataaaggaagaactaaataaattgcatactaaagatATAAGCATCAAGTTTCTCTGGGTCCCATCGCATGTTGGAATAGCAGGTAACGAAGCGGTAGTAAAAGAAGCTTTAATCGATAACTGTGTCCCCATATCACCATAA